A stretch of the Rhinoderma darwinii isolate aRhiDar2 chromosome 3, aRhiDar2.hap1, whole genome shotgun sequence genome encodes the following:
- the MTHFS gene encoding 5-formyltetrahydrofolate cyclo-ligase isoform X2, producing MLLSHHRYQTAQRIAVFLNMPDEVQTGDIIRDIFHQDKLCFIPRYQPRSSHMDMVRLSSMEEINLLPVTSWNIRQPGEKDCREEALATGGLDLVLVPGLGFDKEGHRLGRGKGYYDTFLERYSRHLSAKPFTIALTFQEQICDSIPVTENDFEIDEIICAGDS from the exons ATG TTACTCTCTCACCACCGATACCAAACAGCTCAGCGCATTGCTGTATTTCTGAATATGCCCGATGAGGTTCAGACTGGAGACATCATACGTGATATTTTCCATCAAGACAAATTGTGTTTCATTCCACGTTACCAGCCTCGCAGTTCACATATGGATATGGTGAGACTCAGTTCAATGGAGGAAATCAACCTGTTACCAGTAACCTCGTGGAATATACGCCAACCCGGAGAGAAAGACTGCAGAGAAGAGGCATTGGCTACTG GAGGACTGGATCTTGTGCTTGTACCAGGACTTGGATTTGACAAGGAAGGTCATCGTTTGGGGAGGGGTAAAGGATATTATGACACTTTCTTAGAGCGCTACAGTCGTCATCTTTCTGCCAAGCCATTTACCATCGCAttgacatttcaggaacagatttGCGACTCCATCCCTGTAACGGAAAACGATTTTGAGATCGACGAAATTATCTGTGCTGGAGATTCTTAA
- the MTHFS gene encoding 5-formyltetrahydrofolate cyclo-ligase isoform X1, producing the protein MASIQAAKRALRAQLKQRIAVLSDLEKLQQSQAVTQKLLSHHRYQTAQRIAVFLNMPDEVQTGDIIRDIFHQDKLCFIPRYQPRSSHMDMVRLSSMEEINLLPVTSWNIRQPGEKDCREEALATGGLDLVLVPGLGFDKEGHRLGRGKGYYDTFLERYSRHLSAKPFTIALTFQEQICDSIPVTENDFEIDEIICAGDS; encoded by the exons ATGGCGTCGATACAAGCCGCTAAGAGGGCGCTCAGGGCTCAGTTGAAGCAAAGAATAGCTGTCTTAAGCGACCTAGAGAAGCTTCAGCAGTCCCAGGCAGTGACTCAGAAG TTACTCTCTCACCACCGATACCAAACAGCTCAGCGCATTGCTGTATTTCTGAATATGCCCGATGAGGTTCAGACTGGAGACATCATACGTGATATTTTCCATCAAGACAAATTGTGTTTCATTCCACGTTACCAGCCTCGCAGTTCACATATGGATATGGTGAGACTCAGTTCAATGGAGGAAATCAACCTGTTACCAGTAACCTCGTGGAATATACGCCAACCCGGAGAGAAAGACTGCAGAGAAGAGGCATTGGCTACTG GAGGACTGGATCTTGTGCTTGTACCAGGACTTGGATTTGACAAGGAAGGTCATCGTTTGGGGAGGGGTAAAGGATATTATGACACTTTCTTAGAGCGCTACAGTCGTCATCTTTCTGCCAAGCCATTTACCATCGCAttgacatttcaggaacagatttGCGACTCCATCCCTGTAACGGAAAACGATTTTGAGATCGACGAAATTATCTGTGCTGGAGATTCTTAA
- the MTHFS gene encoding 5-formyltetrahydrofolate cyclo-ligase isoform X3 encodes MPDEVQTGDIIRDIFHQDKLCFIPRYQPRSSHMDMVRLSSMEEINLLPVTSWNIRQPGEKDCREEALATGGLDLVLVPGLGFDKEGHRLGRGKGYYDTFLERYSRHLSAKPFTIALTFQEQICDSIPVTENDFEIDEIICAGDS; translated from the exons ATGCCCGATGAGGTTCAGACTGGAGACATCATACGTGATATTTTCCATCAAGACAAATTGTGTTTCATTCCACGTTACCAGCCTCGCAGTTCACATATGGATATGGTGAGACTCAGTTCAATGGAGGAAATCAACCTGTTACCAGTAACCTCGTGGAATATACGCCAACCCGGAGAGAAAGACTGCAGAGAAGAGGCATTGGCTACTG GAGGACTGGATCTTGTGCTTGTACCAGGACTTGGATTTGACAAGGAAGGTCATCGTTTGGGGAGGGGTAAAGGATATTATGACACTTTCTTAGAGCGCTACAGTCGTCATCTTTCTGCCAAGCCATTTACCATCGCAttgacatttcaggaacagatttGCGACTCCATCCCTGTAACGGAAAACGATTTTGAGATCGACGAAATTATCTGTGCTGGAGATTCTTAA